One Methanoculleus sp. 7T genomic window carries:
- a CDS encoding EVE domain-containing protein, whose product MTRWLAISNRENSDVVIKKHIWGVPRRSINAINRVQLGDTILIYVGQKIVDKEVLPPAITGSFEVTSKMHENSSRIFISPAKLGDELFPLRIKLRPVKIFDPPVEFKPLIPDMKFITNKKMWSGHIRGQAMREIPEEDYQRIMEAGQGEGQ is encoded by the coding sequence ATGACTCGCTGGCTCGCGATATCTAACCGGGAAAACTCGGATGTTGTCATTAAGAAACACATATGGGGAGTGCCGAGGCGCAGCATCAATGCTATCAATCGAGTACAACTTGGCGATACGATCCTGATCTATGTGGGGCAGAAAATAGTCGATAAGGAAGTTCTCCCTCCAGCAATTACCGGATCATTCGAGGTGACGTCAAAGATGCATGAGAACTCGTCGCGAATATTCATCTCACCAGCGAAACTCGGCGATGAGCTCTTCCCGCTTCGGATCAAACTCAGGCCCGTAAAGATATTCGATCCGCCGGTTGAGTTCAAGCCACTTATCCCGGATATGAAGTTCATCACGAATAAGAAGATGTGGTCCGGGCATATTCGTGGCCAGGCAATGCGTGAAATCCCGGAAGAAGACTATCAGAGGATCATGGAAGCAGGTCAAGGGGAAGGGCAGTAA
- a CDS encoding restriction endonuclease subunit S — MIEKKAIQNELRHLITDVVRGVAVRTPKISDADTVEVINIKDINDGRIDTASLEKRVVTSAKSSNYEAIREGDIVIATRGPQFRVGVADKQAEGHLITSNLIALRLDQQKVLPGVLAAYLNSPDGQHNLTAISKGVTVPSIGQKELLGITVPLPPMEAQQHIKDYLQSTEDYLTTLRAEEETVKKIRDYAIFRSFEVKV; from the coding sequence ATGATAGAAAAAAAAGCCATACAAAATGAGTTGCGCCACCTCATAACAGACGTGGTGCGCGGAGTAGCGGTTCGAACCCCCAAGATTTCTGACGCAGACACTGTCGAGGTCATCAATATCAAGGATATCAACGATGGCCGAATAGATACAGCATCTCTTGAGAAACGAGTCGTCACGAGTGCAAAAAGCAGCAATTACGAGGCCATCCGAGAAGGAGACATTGTCATAGCAACTCGTGGACCGCAGTTCAGGGTAGGTGTTGCCGATAAGCAGGCCGAAGGGCACCTAATAACTTCTAACCTCATTGCCCTTCGCCTCGACCAGCAGAAGGTACTCCCAGGGGTGCTCGCCGCCTATCTCAACAGTCCCGATGGCCAGCACAATCTGACGGCTATATCGAAGGGCGTAACTGTCCCCTCGATCGGCCAGAAAGAACTCCTCGGCATCACGGTGCCTCTCCCCCCGATGGAGGCGCAGCAGCACATCAAGGACTACCTGCAGTCGACCGAAGATTACCTCACGACGTTGCGGGCAGAGGAGGAGACAGTAAAGAAGATCCGGGACTATGCCATATTCCGCTCATTCGAGGTGAAGGTATGA